Genomic window (Leptotrichia sp. oral taxon 212):
GCCTGAAAAATTTGGTAAATCATTAGTATTACAGTTATTGCCAGGTACACAAGGACTATATGGATTTGTTATAGGACTTCTTGTATTCTTTAAACTTAAAATGAACATGCCTTTTGCTGATGGATTTTATTTATTTGTTGCATGTCTTCCTATTGCAATAGCAGGATATGGATCAGCAATATTCCAGGGAAGAGTTGCTGCTTCAGGTATAAGCTTATTGGCTAAAAATGAAGAACAGTCTACAAAAGGAATAGTTTACGCAGTAATGGTTGAAACTTATGCATTATTGGCATTCGTTATATCTATGATTATGGTATTGCTAGGAGTTCAGTAAAATTTGAGTTAAGGATGTGAAATAATGTCTAGTTTGGATAACTTAACAGCAAAAATATTAAATGATGCTAAGGAAAAAGCTGCAGAAATTGTAAAAAATGCAGAAGTTCAGGCTGAAGAAAAATTTAATTCAAGTCTGAAAAAGATTGATTCCAGAAAGGAAGATATACTTGAAGCTGCAGCAAAAGAAAGAGAATTAATATCAGAAAGAATAA
Coding sequences:
- a CDS encoding V-type ATP synthase subunit K, which produces MNMSTLFAQYGGVLFATLGAAVAVFLSGVGSAKGVGMVGEVAAGLMAEEPEKFGKSLVLQLLPGTQGLYGFVIGLLVFFKLKMNMPFADGFYLFVACLPIAIAGYGSAIFQGRVAASGISLLAKNEEQSTKGIVYAVMVETYALLAFVISMIMVLLGVQ